A single genomic interval of Camelus bactrianus isolate YW-2024 breed Bactrian camel chromosome 15, ASM4877302v1, whole genome shotgun sequence harbors:
- the GKN2 gene encoding gastrokine-2: MKILVIFLVVLAIFGTHGNEVYNIISPTNDGGQVQETMTIDNEKNTAIINIHEGSLSSTTIFDYKHGYIATRVLCRRACYILKMNHQAIPALDQLKRYIFERQTLNNMLSSKYIWVRYNPLQSLITDVSWFLFGSPIKHLCEHVPLYKGEVVEKTHYDSAKGCAKAGLRNIFDISICADLHI; this comes from the exons ATGAAAATCCTT GTGATATTTCTGGTGGTGTTGGCCATCTTTGGGACACATGGAAATGAG GTTTATAACATCATCAGCCCAACCAATGATGGTGGCCAAGTTCAGGAGACAATGACAATTGACAACGAAAAAAATACCGCCATCATTAACATCCATGAAGGATCATTGTCCTCTACCACGATTTTTGACTATAAACAT GGCTACATCGCGACCAGGGTACTCTGCCGAAGGGCCTGCTACATCCTGAAGATGAACCATCAAGCCATCCCTGCTCTGGACCAACTCAAACGGTACATCTTCGAGAGGCAG ACTCTGAACAACATGCTCTCCAGCAAATACATCTGGGTCAGGTACAACCCACTGCAGTCTCTGATCACAGATGTGAGCTGGTTCCTGTTTGGCTCGCCCATCAAGCACCTCTGTGAACATGTCCCCTTGTATAAGGGAGAAGTGGTTGAAAAGACAC ATTATGACAGTGCTAAAGGCTGTGCCAAGGCTGGGCTCCGGAACATCTTTGACATTTCCATCTGCGCAGACCTTCACATTTAA
- the LOC105075839 gene encoding gastrokine-3-like has protein sequence MKHLIVPSILVAFFLTPSLALLDISDSHPLDGSVGTQSIRVNAFRGMVSIRDNNVLSEWDGILDYKNALLAAKLFSKMACVLAKMDPSAFPTLDDIIKALDHKPLKHYPSTHGLTYTVLPDRVKNLAQYGMSIKEMCRDVPTYFVQQQKEGSALAINPDSCSEVQLLSFLGLSICGEIPGL, from the exons ATTGTGCCTTCCATCCTTGTGGCCTTCTTCCTAACTCCATCTCTGGCCCTGCTG gacatcagtgaCAGCCATCCTCTGGATGGATCTGTTGGGACCCAGAGCATCCGTGTCAATGCCTTTCGAGGTATGGTCAGCATCCGAGACAACAATGTTTTGAGTGAATGGGATGGAATCTTGGACTACAAGAAT GCCCTCTTGGCTGCTAAGCTGTTTAGCAAGATGGCCTGTGTCCTGGCCAAGATGGACCCATCTGCCTTCCCAACTCTGGATGACATTATTAAGGCTCTGGACCACAAG CCTTTAAAGCATTATCCATCCACTCACGGCCTGACCTACACTGTTCTACCCGACCGGGTCAAGAACTTGGCCCAGTATGGAATGTCCATCAAGGAGATGTGCCGAGACGTCCCCACCTACTTTGTCCAGCAGCAAAAAGAAG GTTCTGCACTGGCTATCAACCCTGATTCCTGTTCTGAAGTCCAACTTCTGTCCTTCCTGGGACTCTCCATCTGTGGGGAGATCCCTGGGCTCTGA